The following are from one region of the Heliangelus exortis chromosome 2, bHelExo1.hap1, whole genome shotgun sequence genome:
- the MATCAP2 gene encoding putative tyrosine carboxypeptidase MATCAP2 isoform X1, with product MLESIRVTEKLHWPKTELSRKSILSPEQHKLNINDENSLQHPPAGILKDTFTTGTSSYNVLLQSKEEKKHHTQKQPSAHHKKHRKTTKCSTTLRSNQHHKIKVPLPLLSSGWYCTNRQPPIILTSPVATSMKLSNSISVGGSKTGLQSRPKSRTKKHLNLTKPKQSQSSKSHGKEGDVSGRKLCILTAIKPSNVEKEKMKFFKSDFTYNPQFEYENPALPNVLAKHSHASDRFLKQSINIMERTLQKYGSYEKFEQATGGSLLTKSRIWNRVRKYMVKEGCLGEIVVHLTEDLLSRASMTVVNGRPTLTINISTAREHWLEGMLRHEIGTHYFRGFNNNSQPWCNWNGRRKHGLKPINPTEEGLASIHSVLFRKDPFLWRAALLYYTVYQASQMSFSQLFQDLGKFVKDPNTRWDYCVRAKRGWTDTSQPGCFNKDQVYLDGILRILRYRESIDFYLLTALGKISYEDVDRLKGLAVTENMRVPHFLQDHARYMEHLEKIMEVNELTDEELQDLIN from the exons AAAAACTTCACTGGCCCAAGACAGAGCTTTCTAGGAAATCCATCCTGAGCCCAGAACAACATAAGCTGAACATTAATGATGAAAACAgcctccagcacccacctgctGGGATCCTTAAGGACACTTTCACAACAGGAACCAGTAGCTATAATGTCCTTCTTcagagcaaagaggaaaaaaaacaccacactCAAAAGCAGCCATCTGCTCATCACAAAAAACACAGGAAGACAACCAAGTGTTCTACCACCTTGCGAAGCAACCAACACCACAAAATCAAGGTCCCACTACCACTGCTCAGCAGTGGATGGTACTGTACAAACAGACAGCCCCCCATCATCCTCACTAGCCCAGTGGCTACCAGCATGAAGCTTTCCAACAGTATTTCAGTGGGAGGGAGCAAGACGGGACTGCAATCTCGACCCAAAAGTAGAACCAAGAAGCATTTGAATCTAACAAAGCCAAAGCAATCCCAGTCCTCAAAAAGCCATGGAAAAGAAGGTGATGTCTCTGGCCGAAAACTCTGTATACTGACTGCAATCAAGCCTTCCaatgtggagaaagagaagatgaaatTCTTTAAGTCAGATTTCACATACAATCCACAGTTTGAATATGAAAACCCTGCACTGCCAAATGTGTTAGCTAAGCACAGCCATGCATCTGACAGATTTCTTAAGCAG tCCATTAACATTATGGAGCGGACACTGCAGAAATATGGAAGTTATGAGAAGTTTGAACAGGCCACTGGAGGCAGCTTGCTGACCAAAAGTCGTATCTGGAATCGCGTCAGGAAATACATGGTGAAAGAAGGCTGCCTGGGGGAG ATCGTGGTCCACCTCACGGAGGATCTGCTTTCTCGAGCCTCCATGACAGTGGTGAATGGCCGCCCCACTCTCACTATCAACATCTCCACTGCACGAGAGCACTGGCTGGAAGGGATGCTGAGACATGAAATTG gaaCTCATTATTTTCGGGGCTTTAACAACAACAGCCAGCCATGGTGCAACTGGAATGGACGCAGAAAACATGGGTTAAAACCAATCAACCCCACAGAAGAGGGGCTAGCAAGCATTCATAGTGTCCTGTTTCGTAAAGACCCCTTTCTTTGGAGGGCTGCCTTGCTCTACTACACAGTGTATCAGGCTAGCCAAATGTCCTTCAGTCAGCTTTTCCAGGATTTGGGGAAATTTGTCAAGGACCCCAATACGAGGTGGGATTACTGCGTACGAGCTAAGAGAGGGTGGACTGACACATCACAGCCAG GCTGTTTCAATAAGGATCAGGTGTACTTGGATGGCATCCTGCGAATCCTAAGATACAGGGAGTCCATTGATTTCTATCTTCTGACAGCCCTTGGAAAG ATCTCCTATGAGGATGTGGACCGCCTGAAGGGATTAGCTGTGACAGAGAACATGAGGGTACCACACTTCTTGCAAGACCATGCCCGTTACATGGAGCACTTGGAAAAGATCATGGAAGTCAATGAGCTCACTGATGAGGAGCTCCAGGATCTCATTAATTAG
- the MATCAP2 gene encoding putative tyrosine carboxypeptidase MATCAP2 isoform X2: MERTLQKYGSYEKFEQATGGSLLTKSRIWNRVRKYMVKEGCLGEIVVHLTEDLLSRASMTVVNGRPTLTINISTAREHWLEGMLRHEIGTHYFRGFNNNSQPWCNWNGRRKHGLKPINPTEEGLASIHSVLFRKDPFLWRAALLYYTVYQASQMSFSQLFQDLGKFVKDPNTRWDYCVRAKRGWTDTSQPGCFNKDQVYLDGILRILRYRESIDFYLLTALGKISYEDVDRLKGLAVTENMRVPHFLQDHARYMEHLEKIMEVNELTDEELQDLIN, translated from the exons ATGGAGCGGACACTGCAGAAATATGGAAGTTATGAGAAGTTTGAACAGGCCACTGGAGGCAGCTTGCTGACCAAAAGTCGTATCTGGAATCGCGTCAGGAAATACATGGTGAAAGAAGGCTGCCTGGGGGAG ATCGTGGTCCACCTCACGGAGGATCTGCTTTCTCGAGCCTCCATGACAGTGGTGAATGGCCGCCCCACTCTCACTATCAACATCTCCACTGCACGAGAGCACTGGCTGGAAGGGATGCTGAGACATGAAATTG gaaCTCATTATTTTCGGGGCTTTAACAACAACAGCCAGCCATGGTGCAACTGGAATGGACGCAGAAAACATGGGTTAAAACCAATCAACCCCACAGAAGAGGGGCTAGCAAGCATTCATAGTGTCCTGTTTCGTAAAGACCCCTTTCTTTGGAGGGCTGCCTTGCTCTACTACACAGTGTATCAGGCTAGCCAAATGTCCTTCAGTCAGCTTTTCCAGGATTTGGGGAAATTTGTCAAGGACCCCAATACGAGGTGGGATTACTGCGTACGAGCTAAGAGAGGGTGGACTGACACATCACAGCCAG GCTGTTTCAATAAGGATCAGGTGTACTTGGATGGCATCCTGCGAATCCTAAGATACAGGGAGTCCATTGATTTCTATCTTCTGACAGCCCTTGGAAAG ATCTCCTATGAGGATGTGGACCGCCTGAAGGGATTAGCTGTGACAGAGAACATGAGGGTACCACACTTCTTGCAAGACCATGCCCGTTACATGGAGCACTTGGAAAAGATCATGGAAGTCAATGAGCTCACTGATGAGGAGCTCCAGGATCTCATTAATTAG